In Gordonia iterans, the following proteins share a genomic window:
- the gyrB gene encoding DNA topoisomerase (ATP-hydrolyzing) subunit B has protein sequence MADTSSSESKKPKKSTSGEYGADSISILEGLEAVRKRPGMYIGSTGERGLHHLIWEVVDNSVDEAMAGHATRVDVTILADGGVQVVDDGRGMPVGMHASGVPAVEVIMTQLHAGGKFDSDSYAVSGGLHGVGISVVNALSTKVELEIQRDGHVWTQAYDYAKPNTLTTIGDSTTTGTTVRFWPDGKIFETTTFNAETIARRLQEMAFLNKGLTITLTDERLTENEAEAEVEGEGGDASLKSEEEKASELAKVRSRVYHYPEGLVDFVRHLNRTKHPIHNTVIDFAAKGEGHEVEIAMQWNNGYSESVHTFANTINTHEGGTHEEGFRAALTSTVNKYALDKKLIKEKDGKLTGDDIREGLAAVISVKVADPQFEGQTKTKLGNTEVKGFVQRTCNEHLGHWFEANPAEAKIIVRKAADSAQARMAARRARELVRRKTATDIGGLPGKLADCRSNDPAKCEVYIVEGDSAGGSAKSGRDSMYQAILPIRGKIINVEKARIDRVLKNAEVQSIITAFGTGIHDEFDLAKLRYHKIVLMADADVDGQHIATLLLTLLFRFMRPLIEHGHVYLAQPPLYKLKWQKGAEPEYAYSDRERDAMLEAGLAAGKKINKDDGIQRYKGLGEMNASELWETTMNPETRILKKVTLDDAAAADELFSILMGEDVAARRGFIARNAKDVRFLDV, from the coding sequence GTGGCCGACACCAGTAGTTCCGAGTCGAAGAAGCCCAAGAAGTCCACGTCGGGTGAATACGGCGCCGACTCCATCAGCATCCTGGAAGGCCTGGAGGCGGTCCGCAAGCGCCCGGGCATGTACATCGGCTCCACCGGTGAGCGTGGTCTGCACCACCTGATCTGGGAAGTCGTGGACAACTCGGTCGACGAGGCGATGGCGGGTCACGCCACCCGCGTCGACGTGACGATCCTCGCCGACGGCGGTGTCCAGGTGGTCGACGACGGGCGCGGCATGCCGGTCGGCATGCACGCCTCCGGCGTCCCCGCCGTCGAAGTGATCATGACGCAGCTGCACGCCGGCGGGAAGTTCGACTCCGATTCGTATGCGGTGTCCGGCGGCCTGCACGGCGTCGGCATCTCCGTGGTCAACGCGCTCTCGACCAAGGTGGAACTGGAGATCCAGCGCGACGGCCACGTCTGGACCCAAGCGTACGACTACGCCAAGCCGAACACGCTGACCACGATCGGCGACAGCACCACGACCGGCACCACCGTGCGCTTCTGGCCGGACGGCAAGATCTTCGAGACCACCACCTTCAACGCCGAGACCATCGCCCGGCGCCTGCAAGAGATGGCCTTCCTCAACAAGGGCCTGACCATCACTCTGACGGACGAGCGGCTCACCGAGAACGAGGCCGAGGCAGAGGTCGAGGGAGAAGGCGGCGACGCCAGCCTCAAGTCGGAAGAGGAGAAGGCCTCCGAGCTGGCCAAGGTGCGCTCGCGGGTGTACCACTACCCGGAGGGCCTGGTCGACTTCGTCCGGCACCTCAACCGCACCAAGCATCCGATCCACAACACCGTGATCGACTTCGCCGCCAAGGGCGAGGGACACGAGGTGGAGATCGCGATGCAGTGGAACAACGGCTACTCCGAGTCGGTGCACACCTTCGCCAACACCATCAACACGCACGAGGGCGGCACCCACGAGGAAGGTTTCCGCGCCGCGCTGACCAGCACGGTCAACAAGTACGCGCTGGACAAGAAGCTGATCAAGGAGAAGGACGGCAAGCTGACCGGCGACGACATCCGCGAGGGACTCGCCGCCGTCATTTCGGTGAAGGTCGCCGATCCGCAGTTCGAGGGCCAGACCAAGACCAAGCTCGGCAACACCGAGGTCAAGGGCTTCGTCCAGCGCACCTGCAACGAACACCTCGGACACTGGTTCGAGGCCAACCCGGCCGAGGCCAAGATCATCGTCCGCAAGGCCGCCGATTCGGCGCAGGCGCGGATGGCCGCTCGACGCGCCCGCGAGCTGGTCCGCCGCAAGACCGCCACCGACATCGGCGGTCTGCCCGGCAAGCTCGCCGACTGCCGCAGCAACGATCCGGCCAAGTGCGAGGTCTACATCGTGGAGGGCGACTCGGCCGGCGGCTCGGCCAAGTCCGGCCGCGACTCGATGTACCAGGCGATCCTGCCGATCCGCGGCAAGATCATCAACGTCGAGAAGGCCCGGATCGACCGCGTGCTGAAGAACGCGGAGGTGCAGTCGATCATCACCGCGTTCGGTACCGGCATCCACGACGAGTTCGACCTCGCCAAGTTGCGCTACCACAAGATCGTGCTGATGGCCGACGCCGACGTCGACGGTCAGCACATCGCGACGCTTCTGCTGACGCTCCTGTTCCGCTTCATGCGTCCGCTGATCGAGCACGGTCACGTGTATCTGGCGCAGCCGCCGCTGTACAAGCTCAAGTGGCAGAAGGGCGCCGAGCCGGAGTACGCCTACAGCGACCGCGAGCGGGACGCGATGCTCGAGGCCGGTCTGGCCGCCGGCAAGAAGATCAACAAGGACGACGGCATCCAGCGCTACAAGGGTCTCGGCGAGATGAACGCCAGCGAGCTGTGGGAGACCACCATGAATCCGGAGACCCGGATCCTCAAGAAGGTGACCCTGGACGACGCCGCCGCCGCGGACGAGCTGTTCTCCATCCTGATGGGGGAGGACGTCGCGGCCCGTCGCGGTTTCATCGCCCGCAACGCCAAGGACGTCCGCTTCCTGGACGTCTGA
- the gyrA gene encoding DNA gyrase subunit A, translating to MTDDTTAQGPDSSGATSDRIEPVDLGQEMQNSYIDYAMSVIVGRALPEVRDGLKPVHRRLLYASYDAGFRPDRSYVKSARPVSETMGNYHPHGDSSIYDALVRLAQPWSMRYPLIDGQGNFGSRGNDGAAAMRYTEARLTPLAMEMLRDITEETVDFVPNYDGKTEEPTVLPSRIPNLLINGSGGIAVGMATNIPPHNLNEVADAVFWALENPDADDETTLAACMEAVKGPDFPTAGLIVGGQGIKDAYMTGRGSIRMRSVVEIEENKGTTQLIVTELPYQVNVDNLIQSIGDQLNDGKLKGISKIDDLSSDRVGLKIAITLRRDAVAKVVLNNLYKHTQLQTNFGANMLSIVDGVPRTLRLDQMIRFYVAHQIDVIVRRTRYRLRKAEERAHILRGLVKALDALDEVIALIRASATVDIARSGLMELLDVDEIQADAILAMQLRRLAALERQKIVDELAEIEREIADLKDILERPERQRAIVRDELKEVVEKYGDERRTRIIAAEGDVNDEDLIAREDVVVTITETGYAKRTKTDLYRSQKRGGKGVQGAGLKQDDIVAHFFVTSTHDWLLFFTTKGRVYRAKAYELPEANRTARGQHVANLLAFQPEEKIAQVIRISGYDDAPYLVLATRNGLVKKSALDAFDSNRSGGIAAINLRGDDELVGAQLCGPDDDLLLVSKKGQSIRFHADDETLRPMGRQTSGVQGMRFNSDDELLSLNVVQDDTFLLVATSGGYAKRTDIEEYAAQGRGGKGVLTIQYDPKRGELVGAIIVDLDSEVYAITSGGGVIRTLAKQVRKAGRQTKGVRLMNLGDGDSLLAIARNADEPDPTEASGE from the coding sequence ATGACCGACGACACCACCGCCCAGGGTCCCGATTCCTCCGGTGCGACGAGTGACCGCATCGAGCCCGTGGACCTCGGCCAGGAGATGCAGAACAGCTACATCGATTACGCCATGAGCGTGATCGTGGGCCGCGCCCTGCCGGAGGTCCGCGACGGCCTCAAGCCGGTGCATCGCCGGCTGCTGTACGCGTCCTATGACGCCGGTTTCCGCCCGGACCGCAGCTACGTGAAGTCTGCGCGCCCGGTCTCGGAGACCATGGGCAACTATCATCCGCACGGCGACAGCTCGATCTACGACGCCCTGGTGCGTCTGGCGCAGCCGTGGTCGATGCGTTACCCGCTGATCGACGGTCAGGGAAACTTCGGTTCGCGCGGCAACGACGGCGCCGCGGCCATGCGCTACACCGAGGCGCGGCTCACCCCGCTGGCGATGGAGATGCTGCGGGACATCACCGAGGAGACCGTCGACTTCGTCCCGAACTACGACGGCAAGACCGAGGAGCCGACGGTGCTGCCGTCGCGCATCCCGAATCTGCTGATCAACGGCTCCGGCGGTATCGCGGTCGGCATGGCCACCAACATCCCGCCGCACAACCTGAACGAGGTGGCCGACGCCGTCTTCTGGGCGCTGGAGAATCCGGATGCCGACGACGAGACCACTCTCGCGGCCTGCATGGAAGCGGTCAAGGGACCGGACTTCCCGACGGCGGGCCTGATCGTCGGCGGTCAGGGGATCAAGGATGCGTACATGACCGGGCGCGGCAGCATCCGGATGCGCTCGGTCGTCGAGATCGAGGAGAACAAGGGCACCACACAGCTGATCGTCACCGAACTGCCGTACCAGGTGAACGTCGACAACCTGATCCAGTCGATCGGCGACCAGCTCAACGACGGCAAGCTCAAGGGCATCAGCAAGATCGACGACCTCTCGTCGGACCGCGTCGGCTTGAAGATCGCCATCACCCTGCGCCGCGATGCGGTCGCCAAGGTGGTTCTGAACAACCTCTACAAGCACACGCAGCTGCAGACCAACTTCGGCGCCAACATGCTGTCCATCGTCGACGGCGTACCGCGCACCCTGCGGCTGGACCAGATGATCCGCTTCTATGTCGCGCATCAGATCGACGTGATCGTGCGACGGACCCGGTACCGCCTGCGCAAGGCGGAGGAACGCGCCCACATCTTGCGCGGCCTGGTGAAGGCTCTCGATGCTCTCGACGAGGTCATCGCCCTGATCCGCGCGTCGGCGACCGTCGACATCGCCCGCAGCGGCTTGATGGAGCTGCTCGACGTCGACGAGATCCAGGCCGACGCCATCCTCGCGATGCAGCTGCGTCGTCTGGCCGCCCTGGAGCGCCAGAAGATCGTCGACGAGCTCGCCGAGATCGAGCGCGAGATCGCCGACCTGAAGGACATCCTCGAGCGGCCCGAGCGCCAGCGCGCGATCGTGCGCGACGAGCTCAAAGAGGTCGTCGAGAAGTACGGCGACGAGCGCCGCACCCGCATCATCGCGGCCGAGGGCGACGTGAACGACGAGGATCTCATCGCGCGCGAGGACGTGGTCGTCACGATCACCGAGACCGGCTACGCCAAGCGCACCAAGACCGACCTCTACCGCAGCCAGAAGCGCGGCGGCAAGGGTGTGCAGGGCGCCGGTCTGAAGCAGGACGACATCGTCGCCCACTTCTTCGTCACCAGCACGCACGACTGGCTGCTGTTCTTCACCACCAAGGGTCGGGTCTACCGGGCCAAGGCGTACGAGCTGCCCGAAGCCAACCGCACCGCGCGCGGACAGCACGTCGCCAACCTCCTGGCCTTCCAGCCCGAGGAGAAGATCGCCCAGGTGATCCGGATCAGCGGCTACGACGACGCGCCGTACCTGGTGCTCGCCACCCGGAACGGCCTGGTCAAGAAGTCGGCCCTGGACGCGTTCGACTCGAATCGGTCCGGTGGCATCGCCGCGATCAACCTGCGCGGCGACGACGAACTGGTCGGCGCGCAGCTGTGCGGACCGGACGACGATCTGCTCCTGGTCTCCAAGAAGGGGCAGTCGATCCGTTTCCACGCCGACGACGAGACGCTGCGCCCGATGGGCCGGCAGACCTCCGGCGTGCAAGGCATGCGGTTCAACAGCGACGACGAGCTGCTCTCGCTCAACGTCGTGCAGGACGACACGTTCCTGCTGGTGGCCACCTCGGGCGGTTACGCCAAGCGCACCGACATCGAGGAGTACGCCGCGCAGGGCCGCGGCGGAAAGGGCGTGCTCACCATCCAGTACGACCCCAAGCGCGGGGAGCTGGTGGGTGCGATCATCGTCGACCTCGACAGCGAGGTGTACGCCATCACCTCCGGCGGCGGCGTGATCCGCACACTGGCCAAGCAGGTCCGCAAGGCCGGACGCCAGACCAAGGGCGTGCGCCTGATGAATCTGGGCGACGGCGACAGCCTCCTGGCGATCGCCCGCAACGCCGACGAGCCGGACCCGACCGAAGCGTCGGGCGAGTAA
- a CDS encoding DUF3566 domain-containing protein translates to MTNANEPEDAERGQVPPPWKRGETTAATGLTAGDVAKSAPQITGDGVSESGGQGSSAPSSAPTRAVPAVGPEAAGAAGRPPVPASGTAPGQSGGRPTGGPGGPGSPGPGQQKTGSKGPGQNAPGPGKAAPTGSSAAGPAGTQKPGTQKPGTQQSGSQQPGPQQNVPGTTGSAPKAPAPAGPIPKNPPPQGMPAPAKSAPPQASAQAATAAVATPKPAEERPDLDAIHKTGAKSDTSDRAAVRRIPASSSIGTPLRAAVQVRRVDPWSIFKVSGVLAVAGFLIWMIAVAVLYGVLAGMGIWDQINSSFSTIVSADGSSTSDELITTGQVFGFAALFGIFAAIVLTALSTILAYIYNVCADVVGGVEVTLADLD, encoded by the coding sequence GTGACAAATGCCAACGAGCCGGAGGATGCCGAGCGCGGGCAGGTGCCGCCGCCGTGGAAGCGCGGGGAGACCACCGCTGCCACCGGCCTCACGGCAGGCGACGTGGCCAAGTCCGCTCCGCAGATCACCGGCGACGGTGTGTCCGAGAGCGGCGGGCAGGGCTCGTCCGCGCCGTCGAGTGCGCCGACCCGCGCAGTCCCGGCGGTCGGGCCGGAGGCCGCCGGCGCGGCGGGACGCCCGCCGGTGCCGGCGTCCGGCACTGCGCCGGGACAGTCGGGCGGGCGTCCGACGGGCGGACCGGGTGGGCCCGGCTCTCCGGGACCGGGTCAGCAGAAGACAGGTTCGAAGGGACCGGGTCAGAACGCTCCCGGTCCGGGCAAGGCCGCTCCGACGGGGTCGAGCGCTGCGGGTCCGGCCGGAACCCAGAAGCCCGGAACCCAGAAGCCCGGAACCCAGCAGTCCGGTTCGCAGCAACCTGGCCCTCAGCAGAATGTGCCCGGCACCACGGGGTCGGCGCCGAAGGCACCCGCTCCGGCCGGTCCGATCCCGAAGAATCCTCCGCCCCAGGGTATGCCGGCTCCGGCGAAGTCGGCCCCGCCACAGGCGTCGGCTCAGGCGGCCACCGCAGCGGTCGCCACGCCGAAGCCCGCCGAGGAGCGGCCCGATCTGGATGCGATTCACAAGACAGGTGCCAAATCCGATACGAGTGATCGGGCCGCAGTGCGGCGCATTCCGGCGTCGTCGTCCATTGGCACGCCGCTGCGGGCGGCGGTCCAGGTCCGGCGGGTCGATCCGTGGTCGATCTTCAAGGTGAGCGGGGTGCTCGCCGTCGCCGGCTTTCTGATCTGGATGATCGCCGTCGCGGTGCTCTACGGTGTGCTGGCCGGCATGGGCATCTGGGATCAGATCAACAGCTCGTTCAGCACCATCGTGAGCGCCGACGGCAGCAGCACCAGCGACGAGCTGATCACCACGGGCCAGGTCTTCGGGTTCGCAGCGCTCTTCGGGATCTTCGCGGCGATCGTGCTGACCGCCCTCTCGACGATTCTGGCGTACATCTACAACGTGTGCGCCGACGTGGTGGGCGGCGTCGAGGTGACCCTGGCCGACCTGGACTGA